CTTCATCTTGGTATTACTTAGTACTGAAtttcaaaaatgtaaatttatttttaagtaaaacatATTAGGatgaataatttattcattCTGAAATTGTTTTGTATTGTGTAATTCCTCTCTATTTTACCTAAAACTATTTGTGAATTCTACGTAATTTTGGTAACAGTTTTTATATATTCAATTCATTTCAATATATAAAAGGCAACCAGTCCAGCAATCAAAATGTTACAATGATTTGGAAAAAGTCTCCTGGTTTGTCTTTTGTGTCATAGGTAGATTTTGAGGAAGTACATACCTAGTGCACTAGCCTTCCTGAATCTGGCATGTATACATGATACAGCTATTTCGGTAGATCTCAGCTCTAATGCTCCTAATTTCCTTGCATGACCACAATGAAAGATCATGCATATATTATAATCCACTGAAAACAATCCTAAACCATGTTAATTTTTATGATATTATGCCACAAAGGTACAAGCACAGCAAACAAATTTCCTAAGAAAGCATAAATATTGTCTAAGCTATGACCAGAATTAACATGGTTAATTGTCTGCACAGCACTTCTTACTCCTCTCTGctaaaaaacctaaaaagaaAGCCACATTTCTCCATTAGTAACTTCCTTGTCTGAACAAACTTTAGTTAGTGCTGTCTTCATGAAGGGTAAGATTGTCAGAGGGTATTAGAGATGAGAAAACCACAGTTTTCAGGGAGAACTGGCAACTTTGCTTTGCAATGTCTCTTCTCTAAGATTTATTACAGAAAGATAAGAAAATGGATGTGCTTCATCTATTTCACTTTTTCAGCTGACATAAAATATGATTACTGTTCTTACAAATCTCACTTCACTGAAATCCAATGCAGCAATACCCATGCTCTATAACAATCCTTAACTTGGTTATCTGGTGGAAGAATATGACAGAACTAGCAGGATCTCATACAAGATTGCTAGTATATCACCCGTAATAATACTCCCACCAAACTTTTGTTCCAGCTTGACAACTGAAAATCAAGGAACCAGCTGCATTAAGGCATCTGAAGCCTTGCTTCAAGCTACAGAATGGCAGTTGCTGAACTTTGTATTATTtatgaatattaaaaatgttaagtTTTTTGATGCATTTCTACTCTGGATGCTCACAAGAGGAAATCTAGCATGTCTTTTAACCAGTCAGTCTACACATTTGTAAACAAATCTTCATACGCCCAAAGTTGGAACTACAGTACAAACAGTAATTTacagtaaaatattaaaattcttaaacaaagatttttctgtgcctgtgtccAATTTACAGCAATGACGTGATAAACAAAATGCAATATGGCCAGTGTCAGCTTTTTGATGTATTTGAACCAGTTTCTGAAGGGTTCCATCCTTCATATGGTCATTCTAATGAAATGAGTTTGAACAAGGAAGAGTAATTTCTGTTTATGTTGGGTTTCAAGATCCCTAATTGTCAGTTTCTGATTCCCTAATGCTATTGAGTAGCACTAAAGCACTCAAGTAAGCTATGAtacttcatttctctttctctctcctaaTTTTAATACAGGCTAGCAGTGCATTAATTTGCAAATGTAAATAGATGTTTGCAGGTATCTTCACTGAAAACTAATATTCTACTACGAAGTATTTTCATCATCAATTCACTACAGTGCATTCTGTTAAATAGCATACTataaagtcagaaaaaaaggggcaattcttccttttttcttttaattagcAGAAACAATCCCTGCAGAAACCAAAGAAGAAATGTCCTATTTTAGCCACAGCATGAAAACTTCATACTCTTCAAATGACGTGCTTAATTTTAGACATAAATTGTCTTTTTGTTCCAGTAATTTCTGCATCAGATTCTGTAACATGCATTTTGAATGCAgattattacattattttccaATTTTGAAATCTACAAAATCCTGATTCTCATTCTACTCTACAGGCCACCGCCTTGGTGTTCGAATCATTTCATGGACCCTCCCATTGAAACAGGTTAAATCagagtaattttccttttctgttttctttatgaTGATTTCATTTAATAATTAGTTTTGTTCCAGCCTCTATTTACATTCAGTTTCATGATCTATTGCTCTGAATCAGTTCTGACTCTGACATTATGTCAAGAACATTAAGCCTGTCCTTGCTGCTTCCCAAAACTTTTACTTGTTGACCAGACCACTGTCGTTTCCATCTGGCTCTTGAAAGTAATTCATGACCCAGTGTCTTTTCCATGCACAACTAAACTCTGTGGCATTTTTCCCAAAGAACTCAACCTTTAAAAAATTAGTCCTGCAGTTAATATTTTGAGAGGTTTTTAGACCCAACAGAGAAATGTTGCTAGTGATGCAGTAATTCACAGCTCTTCAATCTCTTTCTGAGCCCAAATCATTATCACAGCTTGTCTTCTATGCCAAGCAGCACATGCTACTTTCTGTGGAGCCTTCTCTTGGACTCCACATGCCTTCCTGCCTCGCATGCCATTTCACGTAGGATTTCACTGCTAACACAGTATGACAGCTATCTACACTCCATACGCTTTGGCACGACACTGGCTTTTCTCAGCTAAGCACTTTGTCAGAGATTTCACCCTGGACTTGAAAATGATCTCTTTGCTTGGGCTCAGTCCCACCAAACACCACAGCTCTCAGATGCTTTATCTTCATTTCTGTGCCCTGCCTGAAGGAGCATTACCGGTGCATTTCCCTCCTGCTTGGactgcagcacatccagcaaCACAGCAGCCTAGCTGGCTTCCCCCTCAGCTACGTGAGAATTACTAAAAATATGAAGTGCCTCTTAAATAGACCTCGTCAGAAGTAAAACAGCTGCTGTCCCGAGCCAGACACGCTGACTGTTACAGATACACAGCAAAGTTTAAGCCTTTTCCAGCTGTCCTCCGCATCTCCAGTTTCAGCACTCGGGGACTTGAACTGTTACATCTTTCCACTCGTGAAGGTTTTTCGTAcgttttgtttgttttggattttttcataTTAATCGTGTTCTTCAGTTGTCAGTCAGAGTGAAGGAAACTGACAGTCTGGAGTTTCGTTTCCAAATCGACAGGATGGAACTGACGACACGAGACCACGGTCACAAGCGCCACTCGCCGACACAAGCCGGACCCGGCAGTGGAACTTCCGGGCCGGCCGCGCTCCCTGCGAGGTGAGCCTGTGTCCCGGTGTGTCCCGGTGTGTCCCGATGTGTCCCGGTGTGTCCCGgtgtgtcccggtgtccccgcgcccccagccccactcaccgcacggcgccgccgccgcgcccgcgtccgccgccagggggcgcgcCAGCGGCCCGGCCGCGCGCAGCGCCTCGAGCACGGCGTCGGGGCGCGGCGCCACGTGCCGCTCCCACAGCCCGCGCGTGAAGAACTCCACGGTGTGCGCGCGGCACAGCGGCAGCGCGCGCCGCACGAACCGCGCCACGCGCCGCagcgcccgcgccgccgccgccggggaCGGCTGGGGCGGGAGCGCGCGCGACGGCCGCGACATGGCCCCGCGCGCCGCCCGTCGGCGCCGCGGCGCAGGTCGGTGACGTCGTGTCTGTGCGCGGCGCGGGGAGCGCGATGGCGGCGGAGCGGCGCGACGGGGCCGGACCGGCGGCGGCCCGCGGGCCCGGCCGAAAGCGGCGGTGGAGACCCGTCCTGCTGCGCAACGTTGTCGGCAGCATCCAGGAGGGTGAGTCGGCGCCGTCGGTGGGCTTGAGGGGGCGTCGAAGGAGACCCGAGTCCTTAACCCAGCTGCGAGCTGGCTCGACCCGAGTGTCCCGGCcggggccagccctgccaggcctAGCGGGGCTTTGGGCTGGCGGAGCCCGCGGCCCATCTTCGCCCCCGGCGTTCGTGCCCgtgggctcggggctgggggttgcagggctggctgggggcgGCCTGTGTGAGCTGGAGCTCCCGGGGCTTGGGATTGCAGCCCCTGGGCCCAGTGGggatggtttttgggttttctccATATAAAAGTATGTATTAAAAAAGGAAGCATGTCTGAGAAAAGATTCGGATTATTGATAGGCAGTTACGCAGATTTAAACATGAATAGGAAAAAGAGCATGGGCTTCATCAGCGCTTTGCTGAAGTGGCAgctttggagaaaagaaaaggaaaactttgaACTAATTTGACTTTCCTTTAGAAACTGTTTTGTAAGTGAACATTATGAAAGTCAGTAGATCTTAAGActaatgcaataaaaaataaggTATTAGGATAAAAACATGTTTAACTTAAACTTTCATAAGTTTTCTTTAATGGTTGAGACTGAAACAGCCCATGTCTGAGCTTTCCCTTTAAGCAGAAGAGATTGTATAAATGTAGCTCCAGAAAAGCTCTTCCTGGACATGTGGAGAAAGTAACTAGTAGCAATAAAACACTATTTAATTGAAAAGATGTAGTGGATTATTGATGTAGAGTGATACGATGATTTAGTGACTTTTTTCTCAGTGTCACGGCTGATTCATGCTTCTGCTGTTGCTGCTACCAGTGTTATTATCAGTGTTTTCTTGAGATTGCCTTTAGGAGCTTATTTTGGAACCTATTTTGATATTGCTTTAGAAGCTGTCAAAATTAGGAGTGAAGTGAAATGTTAATACATGTTTTCACTGGATTCGAAAACATTGGCAAAGGTGCGTAGTGGTGAGTGGGTATTAAGTAGGGATGTTTGCAATGCTCTTCCGGGGGTTTAGGCAGTAAATCTGTGCAAGCTGCAACACTGCAGTAGGGAACAACCTAATAacagtctttttttccttgaaattgtGACTAGTCCTTGTTCAAATTGCCACAGGCCACAGTGGCTTTTTTaagtttggaaagaaaatggattGAAAGGGTCCTTACAACAATGAATGGTTTGGTACTACTTTAGTGCAGGCATATTTAACTCCCTTTCTCTTATGCTTTCAGGACGAGGTTTTGCATTTCGGAGGAAGCAAAAGATTGAACGACAGTACAGGAAATTattgaaaaagagaagacaagTGCATTCACAACAGGATGATCAGTTTACTGATACCTATCCAGAGCACTTGAAACATCTTTACcttgcagaggaagaaaagcttAAGAAGCGGCGCAGGACTGCAGAGGATTCGGTGTCATCAGAAGAAAAGCTTAATAAAGCAGCAGAGTAAGTTTTCAAAGTATGTCTttgaaaaaagtaattctttCCATtactaaagaaatattttaggtCTTAACAGTTCACATGGACTTTAGTGTGGTGATTTGCTTTACTAAAAATGCCATTatgtcttaaatattttttcctggttgTTAGAAAAATAAACGGGAACTAGATTTGTGCTTGAGACAATGAGGCGTCATTGCACAGTATTGCCACCAGATGGAGAtgagaataaagcaaaaaaatttcgGATTTTTTCCATGAGAGAGTGTTATTCCCAAATGGATGTTCTTGTCTCTCTGCAGTTGCTTCCATTTGTTGGAACTATAAAGAGAGAATGCAACTCCAAGCTAGTATGTTCAGGTTTTCAAGCTCTGAGGAGCTTGAATGATGGGGAAAACTCTTTTAGGCAGTCTTTAAGCTTCAGGAAACATCATCTGTGTGAAGATACAGCAGATAAGGTGTATGCATTACTAAAAGATGTGTGCACTCTGATCTTCGGTGCATTGGCATTTGGCATTGAAGAAGTTTaaatttgttgtgttttcttgcTCACTGTTCATGCATGGCCTGGAATGGTGTTGGGCATCATGTAAGAGTAGTGCAAAGAACCCATTCATAGTTAAAGGATGAACCTGTGCATGTAGGTAACTTCCCTGAATGTGCAAAAAGCAGTGGAAGACTGCTCTGATTCTGCAGTGGCTGTGATATCTATGGTTATATGTGCTTGATGATAATCACTGTCTCAAGAATGTGTACTTTTCCTTCCAGGTCAGTTGTCACTCaagagaagtttaaaaataaaacatccaaTCAGAAGGCAAAAGAAGAGTATGAGAAAATAAAGGCTGAGCATGATAGAAAGAAAGAGGTAAATCGTAAACAGAGTTCTTTcttgattttaaacaaaaaataaacctaaAGACACAATTTCGGTATCCTCTAAGGTCTCTTTTGGCCTAAAAAAAAGCTAGGATTTAGTAAATACCAGAAAAAACATGAATGTAAGTAATGTCTAAGTAAGATGAATGTTCTTGCTTAGAAGTAAGCATTTGGTTGGTAGCTTAACTGGATGTTGTTCACAGGAATATgctgaacagcagaaaaagttATTAGATAGGAAGTGAATGTCAGGAAAGTTAGAGCTGatgctgctctgtttttttttttaaagggggaATAAATTTTATTAGTTATTATGGTAAAATAAGTCAAGGATTCTGAATGGAGAGAGCTTATCTGTGCATACTTTTACATatgcctgtttttttcctgaggccTCTTAGATTTCTGTTCAGAAATCTTCCCTTGAGTTATGTCCTGTAAATTTTATATCGGAGAGCAATTCTTACTAGTTTTTGTACATCTCTGAAGCCATCTAAgctgtggaaaacaaaaatatgatcCATAAATTATCATCTGTTCAGGCATTCTGCAGAAATGCTTGCTTATGAGATCAGCATGGCACTGCATTTCAGAGAATAAACTTTATGAGAAGAAATTATCTAAATGAACTGAAGCAATCTTTCAGTCTGATTTGTGATGTCTTGCATATTTTAGTAGGACATGATATAAGTGAAGTAAGCTGATTATCTGCTTTGTGGATGTTTCCCCAAATTACTGAATAAAATTACAACACTAGAGAAGGGGGTGTGAGATGTTGGATAAAGTCTGAACATAACATAGTGGTGATTATCTATATAGTGTTGATAGCCCATCCATATATAGTTAACACTCTATCAGTAGTTTAGTTGCATGTGTGCTTCATGGAAGGTTTTGCAGATGAAAGTTTGATTaggctttgtgtttttttgatTAGGATTTTGTTCCATCTCTCTTAAAAGTAAAGACAGCAATCTTTGCTGCTTGAAGGAGGACATGTCACTAGTAGTTTGGTCTGGATTAATTTTCCCTGGATAATGCTGTCCTGGTGTCACAAACCTGCCCAACTCATGGTCCAGATACACATCCCATATCCTATCAGCCTATCCCATGCAGTGGTGTCCAGTATCCTAGCACGTCTGGATTGGCAAGATACTCACATGGAAGCTGCTGcatcacctttttctttcttgcactCAAGAGGAgaaagtgaagaattttttgcCAGTTTGTCATTTAAGGAGAAGAGTCAAGGAGCACATTTCACCAAAAGGAAATAGTATACATTGCAGTAGCAAACCTTATTGTAGGATGGTCTGCTGAAGAAAGTTTGGCTCTTCTCTTGAATCTTGAGGGTGTATAATTTGTTTTGATTGCAATGTATGCTGAAAGAGCATCCTGTTTCAGCTTTAGAGAAATTTCTATTGGCAGTACAGTCCCAGTACCTATACAAAAATGAACTTTATTGCTTGTAGATAGCTTTGCAGTCAGAGAGTGTTCGTAATTGTTTCATTATCTTACATATTTAATttcaggaagcagaaaaaagaaaacaacaaagagaAGAAGCTCAACGTTtatacaagaaaaagaaaatggaagctTATAAAATACTGAGTAAGAAGACCAAGAAAGGACAGCCAAATCTAAATTTACAAGTagaatttcttcttcagaaaatacagcaaaatacaTAGCCCCTGCATATAATTTAAGTTAACTGTGGACATTTTATTAATatacttttaataaataatgtcTTTTTGCTTCCATATTACTTTTGTTATTGCCTTGATTTATCTCATTTGTCTAGTGATATATTCATCCTGAAAATATGTATTCTATGCTGAGAGTGAAAGGGATCTGGTACCTTGAAAACAAATGGTTTGTATTTCTAAACCTAAATTCTATTACCTGTGTGACATCTTGAATTCAGTATAATGGGCTGTAGCACCATCTGACCATGAATCTAACACTTCCTGCTATTGTGATTATTAAAATCGCACTCACTTGGGAGGACTGAAGTGATGCATGTGACGTATTTGATGCCTCAAGAACTGCCTATTCTAGGAGCATGTTTTGTGTGCTCTTGGATAGGTTTGACACATGAAAGCAAAGTACCTATACTGTATTTGGATGGCTATTATTGTTCTCCACAAAGAATAAAACTTGCCAAAGGTCCAAAAGTGGTTTGGATGTAAAGGTCTTGGTAAAATAATTGTTGGCCCCTTCATAAAGCTGCTTTGTAACTTGTAACGTGTGAATTGTTCTACTTTTTGTGCATAACTTTGtcattaaatttgttttcttctatgTTGCTTTCAATTTATAGCAATTCAGATTAATATTTTCAAGTCCCCAAAAGAGAGCTTAAAAATGATTCCCACATTTGTGTCTATTTTAATATGTTGCCATCAACCCAGTTGAGAAAATACATTTGTCAGTTGAGCAGCTATAGTCGAGGATCCCACTTTGtggattaaaggaaaaaaaaatgaattaaactAACACTGTTTTAGAAATTTGTTCAATCCACACTTGCTCACGAGAAAATgtatgtgctggttttggttggggTAGAGTTAATTATCGTCACAGTGGCTTGTACAgggctatgttttggatttgtgctgagcacagggtgGGTAGTGAAgtttttgttactgctgagtagggcttacagtaatttcacgaccataaggcgcactgaactataaggtgcatcccCCCAGGAGTCAGCACATTTCagaactttgtagatcagataaggcgcaccggtctataaggcgcaccggttttttttttgcagcgaggctccgctcccagctcctcccgcgcggttgctggccgaggccccgcctcaacccggcagccattggcccccaggcccgcctgtacccggtggggctgggctatgcccgTCGCCGCTGcgtgcagtgtccccagggccccgctgttccgggagttccctggcgctccgggtgacccgaTGCTGGCAGGCTCACCCCGTGCCGCCGCTACcccgattccggcggctttccccctccccgcaTGGTGGCCACCCCAATTCCAGaggctttccccctcccctcgcGGCCGCCGCCCCGATGCCACCGGGCTCGTTCCGTCCTGGCACTGGCCTGATGCTGCCAccaggtgggctctgctcggctggggactgttgtgggctcgcacttctggggtggcaaatgtcgcaactttgtacatcagataaggcacaccggactataaggcgcatttctggcttcgggggaaaattttagtcaaaagggtgcaccttatagtcgtgaaattactgtactcagagTTGAGGCCTTTTTTCCATGTTGCTGCACTGGTCTGGAGATTGGGAGGAGACAACAGCTAGGAGAACTGACCCCAGTTGACCAAAGGGGTATTACCATGTAGGGAAAGGTATTCTGAGACCCAAAAAGTGGTGAGTAAATATGACAGTGATTTCTCTCgcccttaatttttttttttggtcgaGAGTAATGATAACAAATaggttatattttttttccattttctccttttttttcttgctcttttgctctcttcctt
This genomic interval from Catharus ustulatus isolate bCatUst1 chromosome 4, bCatUst1.pri.v2, whole genome shotgun sequence contains the following:
- the CCDC59 gene encoding thyroid transcription factor 1-associated protein 26 is translated as MAAERRDGAGPAAARGPGRKRRWRPVLLRNVVGSIQEGRGFAFRRKQKIERQYRKLLKKRRQVHSQQDDQFTDTYPEHLKHLYLAEEEKLKKRRRTAEDSVSSEEKLNKAAESVVTQEKFKNKTSNQKAKEEYEKIKAEHDRKKEEAEKRKQQREEAQRLYKKKKMEAYKILSKKTKKGQPNLNLQVEFLLQKIQQNT